In one window of Vallitalea okinawensis DNA:
- the topA gene encoding type I DNA topoisomerase, producing the protein MAKYLVIVESPAKAKTIKKFLGSSYKVEASNGHVRDLPKSQMGVDIESDFEPKYITIRGKGELLTKLRKDAKKVDKIYLATDPDREGEAISWHLITALRLEDKNVARITFNEITKTAVKNSIKQARDIDMSRVDAQQARRVLDRVVGYKISPLLWKKVKKGLSAGRVQSVALRLVCDREEEIRNFIEEEYWTIESEHSLKNKRQKFEAKFHSKNGKKIELASQSQVDEILKDIEGEGWKVSKVKQGERTKKSAPPFTTSTLQQEASKYLNFTTSKSMRIAQQLYEGVDVKGKGSIGLITYLRTDSTRISKEAHEEACTYIENEFGKEYVKSDDNQYKNKKNMQDAHEAIRPTYVDLEPDSIKESLSRDQYRLYKLIWNRFLASRMQSAKYNTYSVKLAVKDYQFNASGSSIAFHGFLKVYDHGEEQHKLGILNKLEEGMQVNLINIEGKQHFTQPPARFTEASLVKTLEEKGVGRPSTYAPTITTLLSRYYVTKESKAICTTELGEVVNDIMRNYFKDIVDVDFTAHLEDKLDEVEEGNIPWKEVLRDFYPSFDECINDAEEKLDKIEIQDEETDVICENCGRNMVIKFGRHGKFLACPGFPDCRNTKPYYEETDAHCPKCNGKILIKKTRKGRRYYGCENNPECEFMTWNKPTDQKCEKCGDILVEKGAKTLKCNNKECDVIIKNDGKDD; encoded by the coding sequence ATGGCTAAATATTTAGTAATTGTGGAATCACCAGCAAAAGCTAAAACCATTAAAAAGTTTTTAGGTTCTTCCTATAAAGTCGAAGCCTCAAATGGTCATGTAAGAGACTTACCAAAAAGTCAAATGGGGGTTGACATTGAAAGTGATTTTGAACCCAAATATATAACTATTCGTGGTAAAGGCGAACTTTTAACAAAGCTACGTAAAGATGCCAAAAAAGTGGATAAGATCTATCTAGCAACTGACCCGGACCGGGAAGGAGAGGCCATTTCATGGCATCTTATTACTGCTTTAAGATTAGAAGATAAAAATGTTGCGAGAATCACATTCAATGAAATTACGAAGACAGCAGTTAAGAACTCCATCAAGCAGGCTCGTGATATTGACATGAGTCGTGTTGATGCTCAACAGGCAAGACGTGTTTTAGACCGGGTTGTAGGTTATAAAATTAGTCCGCTTTTATGGAAAAAAGTAAAGAAGGGACTATCAGCAGGAAGAGTTCAATCTGTTGCATTGAGATTAGTATGTGATCGCGAAGAAGAAATCAGAAACTTTATCGAAGAAGAATATTGGACAATTGAATCAGAGCATTCATTGAAAAATAAAAGACAAAAATTCGAAGCAAAATTTCATAGTAAAAATGGTAAAAAGATTGAATTGGCATCTCAATCACAAGTTGATGAAATTTTGAAGGATATTGAAGGGGAAGGGTGGAAGGTATCTAAAGTTAAGCAAGGGGAGCGTACTAAAAAATCTGCACCTCCTTTTACAACGAGTACATTACAGCAAGAAGCTTCAAAATACTTAAATTTCACAACTTCAAAGTCCATGCGTATCGCTCAACAGCTTTATGAAGGTGTTGATGTTAAGGGGAAAGGATCAATCGGTTTAATTACTTACTTACGTACCGATTCGACTCGAATTTCTAAAGAGGCTCATGAAGAAGCGTGTACCTATATTGAAAATGAATTTGGGAAAGAATATGTAAAGAGTGATGACAATCAATATAAAAATAAGAAAAACATGCAGGATGCTCATGAAGCTATTCGACCTACTTATGTAGACTTAGAACCTGATAGTATTAAAGAGTCACTTTCTAGGGATCAGTATCGCTTGTATAAGCTTATTTGGAACCGATTTCTTGCAAGTAGAATGCAATCAGCTAAATACAATACCTATAGTGTTAAATTGGCTGTTAAAGATTATCAATTTAATGCATCAGGATCTTCAATTGCATTCCATGGTTTTCTGAAAGTCTATGACCATGGTGAAGAACAGCATAAGCTTGGTATCTTGAATAAGTTAGAAGAGGGTATGCAAGTGAACCTCATTAATATAGAAGGTAAGCAGCATTTCACTCAACCTCCAGCGAGATTTACTGAAGCTTCATTGGTAAAAACTTTAGAGGAAAAGGGTGTAGGTCGACCAAGTACTTATGCACCAACCATTACAACTTTATTATCCCGATATTATGTGACTAAAGAAAGTAAAGCTATTTGTACAACAGAACTTGGTGAAGTTGTTAATGATATTATGAGAAATTATTTCAAAGATATAGTTGATGTTGACTTCACAGCTCATCTTGAAGATAAATTAGATGAGGTTGAAGAAGGTAACATTCCTTGGAAAGAAGTTCTAAGAGATTTCTATCCTTCTTTTGATGAATGTATTAATGACGCTGAAGAAAAATTAGACAAGATAGAGATACAAGATGAAGAGACAGATGTCATTTGTGAAAATTGTGGTCGAAATATGGTCATTAAATTTGGGCGACATGGTAAATTCTTAGCATGTCCTGGTTTCCCAGATTGTAGAAACACAAAACCTTACTATGAGGAAACAGATGCTCATTGTCCAAAGTGTAATGGTAAAATCCTTATTAAGAAAACACGAAAAGGTAGACGCTACTATGGGTGTGAGAATAACCCAGAATGTGAGTTCATGACGTGGAATAAGCCTACTGATCAAAAATGTGAAAAGTGCGGCGATATACTCGTGGAAAAGGGTGCTAAGACATTAAAATGTAATAATAAAGAATGCGATGTCATTATCAAAAATGATGGCAAAGATGATTAA
- the dprA gene encoding DNA-processing protein DprA encodes MRRDLIWLWLNKTPNIGYKKIKKLQAHFGDLEDIWNANREGFSHVKELLPRDINLLFENKNLDDLLAYEEKLQNLGIQYITFDHQKYPDSLLNIYDPPQVIYVKGEIPVDSLKVGIVGARRCSQYGKYVAYKISKELVEKSVTVVSGMARGIDTAAHNGAIEGGGKTIAVLGCGLDICYPKENNKLMASITEHGAVISEFPLGTPPLAKNFPRRNRIISGLSRALIVAEAALKSGSLITADHALEQGLDVYAIPGSILSKTSEGANWLIKQGAKVLTSSEDILLDFNLNYPKINENYQTKLKIELAKDEKMIYDNLGLEPLHIDVLCAKTNMSITQIQHIVTILELDGYIEQLPGKRFIKKM; translated from the coding sequence ATGAGAAGAGATTTAATTTGGTTATGGTTGAACAAGACTCCTAATATCGGGTATAAAAAGATAAAAAAATTGCAGGCTCACTTTGGAGATTTAGAGGATATTTGGAATGCAAATAGGGAAGGATTTAGTCATGTAAAAGAATTATTACCAAGGGACATAAATCTACTTTTTGAAAACAAAAATTTGGATGATTTATTAGCCTATGAAGAGAAGCTGCAGAATCTTGGGATCCAATATATAACTTTTGATCATCAGAAATATCCAGATTCTTTATTAAATATTTATGACCCGCCACAAGTTATCTATGTCAAAGGAGAAATACCTGTCGACAGTCTAAAAGTTGGTATCGTCGGAGCCAGACGGTGCAGCCAATATGGAAAGTATGTTGCTTATAAAATATCTAAAGAGCTCGTCGAAAAAAGTGTAACTGTTGTTAGTGGAATGGCTCGAGGAATTGATACCGCAGCGCATAATGGTGCTATAGAAGGTGGAGGTAAAACCATAGCAGTTCTTGGATGTGGTTTAGATATCTGCTATCCTAAGGAAAATAATAAACTTATGGCTTCTATTACCGAGCATGGTGCTGTTATAAGTGAATTTCCATTAGGAACACCACCACTAGCTAAAAATTTTCCAAGACGAAACAGAATTATCAGTGGACTGAGTAGAGCTCTCATTGTAGCTGAGGCAGCATTAAAAAGTGGTTCTTTAATAACTGCAGATCATGCTTTGGAACAGGGATTAGATGTCTATGCAATTCCGGGGAGCATTCTATCAAAAACTTCTGAAGGAGCTAATTGGCTCATTAAACAGGGAGCTAAAGTTCTAACATCCAGTGAAGATATTTTATTGGATTTTAACCTGAATTATCCGAAAATAAATGAAAATTATCAGACAAAATTAAAAATAGAACTTGCAAAAGATGAAAAAATGATTTATGATAATCTAGGTTTAGAACCATTACATATTGATGTGTTATGTGCAAAAACTAATATGTCAATAACTCAAATTCAGCATATTGTTACAATTCTAGAATTAGATGGATATATTGAACAGTTACCTGGCAAAAGATTTATCAAAAAAATGTGA
- a CDS encoding YifB family Mg chelatase-like AAA ATPase, whose protein sequence is MVSTVNSATLMGIDATIVKVEVDISDGLPTFDIVGLPDSSVREAKERVKSAIKNSDFRFPIKRLIVNLSPADIRKEGPRFDLPIAMGILKSLDIITEDLSHQLFVGELSLEGHIRPVNGILPIINSAYKNGITECIVPLDNAEEAAVLEHMSIIGVNNLQQLVNHLNKKLLISPTTLDPGKLLNHTENHPLDFSDVKGQQHVKRALEIAVSGYHNLLLIGPPGSGKTMMAKRVPSIMPDLSLEESIEITKIYSTANQLPANQSLISNRPFRAPHHTVSSSALVGGGSYPKPGEVSLAHGGVLFLDEVAEFPKSALEVLRQPIEDKIVTISRVQATYTYPSDFMLVLSLNPCPCGYFPDQERCHCTPLQIKRYLSKLSGPLLDRIDLHVEAANIDYSDLHQDGTTESSQSIKERVLNAHQLQKERYRSENIIFNSQLSPKMLERYCKLNESSQKILERVFKSMKLSARAYHRIIKIARTIADLDLSETINTHHITEAIQYRSLDKKYWN, encoded by the coding sequence ATGGTCAGCACCGTAAATAGTGCCACATTAATGGGGATTGATGCTACTATCGTAAAAGTAGAAGTTGATATCTCTGACGGCTTACCAACTTTTGATATTGTAGGACTTCCAGACTCATCTGTAAGAGAAGCTAAGGAACGTGTTAAATCCGCTATTAAAAACTCTGACTTTCGTTTTCCAATCAAACGACTAATCGTTAATCTATCACCTGCTGACATTCGTAAGGAAGGTCCAAGATTCGACTTACCTATTGCTATGGGTATTTTAAAAAGTTTAGATATTATCACTGAGGATTTAAGTCATCAGCTATTTGTTGGTGAGCTTTCATTAGAAGGTCACATAAGACCAGTGAACGGGATTCTTCCTATTATAAATAGCGCCTACAAAAATGGTATAACGGAATGCATAGTTCCTCTAGACAATGCAGAGGAGGCTGCAGTATTAGAGCATATGAGTATTATAGGTGTAAACAACCTACAGCAATTAGTCAACCATCTTAATAAAAAACTCCTCATCTCTCCAACAACTCTAGATCCTGGGAAATTACTTAATCATACTGAAAATCATCCACTTGATTTTTCTGACGTAAAAGGTCAGCAACATGTTAAAAGAGCCTTAGAAATTGCAGTCAGCGGTTATCATAATTTACTATTAATAGGCCCCCCTGGCTCTGGTAAAACTATGATGGCTAAAAGAGTTCCTAGCATTATGCCTGATCTTTCTTTAGAAGAAAGTATTGAAATCACAAAAATATATAGTACTGCCAATCAATTACCAGCAAATCAATCACTTATTAGTAATAGACCTTTTAGAGCACCTCATCACACTGTTTCATCTTCAGCTTTAGTCGGTGGCGGTTCTTACCCCAAACCTGGAGAAGTTAGCCTTGCCCATGGAGGTGTATTGTTTCTAGATGAAGTAGCAGAATTTCCAAAATCTGCTCTAGAAGTCTTAAGACAACCCATAGAAGATAAAATTGTCACTATTTCCCGTGTGCAAGCTACCTATACATATCCCTCAGATTTTATGCTTGTTTTAAGTTTAAACCCATGCCCTTGCGGTTATTTCCCTGATCAAGAACGCTGTCATTGTACCCCTCTTCAGATTAAAAGATACTTGAGTAAACTTTCCGGTCCCCTTCTAGATCGAATTGACCTCCACGTGGAAGCTGCTAATATAGACTATTCAGATTTACATCAAGATGGGACAACTGAATCCTCTCAATCTATTAAAGAAAGGGTATTAAATGCCCATCAACTTCAAAAAGAACGCTATCGGAGTGAAAATATCATATTTAATAGTCAGCTCTCCCCTAAAATGCTAGAAAGATATTGCAAACTGAATGAATCAAGTCAAAAAATATTGGAGCGTGTTTTTAAATCTATGAAGCTAAGTGCTAGAGCTTATCACCGTATTATTAAAATAGCTCGTACCATTGCAGACTTGGATCTATCAGAGACTATAAACACCCATCATATAACAGAAGCTATCCAATACCGCTCCCTGGATAAGAAGTATTGGAATTAA